In Bactrocera oleae isolate idBacOlea1 chromosome 3, idBacOlea1, whole genome shotgun sequence, a genomic segment contains:
- the LOC106616728 gene encoding retinaldehyde-binding protein 1 — MSNVNSEEAFNIRIDYLKPETVEIAKNELRETPEVKEAAIKELRELLHAATDINYKDDDEFLVIFLRACHFYPQSALDKMRTTAAFRKENAALVHGLLIEQLKDKFIQYGIVNVLKNCDQHGRRVMIVNCGELWDPNSVPSDDVFRMLYMVHIAAQLEPETQVRGVVCIMDFDGLSMKQVRALSPSFSKRLLTFIQDAMPLRMKEVHFVKQPFIFKMVWALFKPFVREKLNKRMHFHGSDMKSLQKFLSPEILPENYKGTQPKIDYGGADWFAPLEKHADFVREWSELGPAKW; from the exons ATGTCGAACGTGAACAGCGAGGAAGCGTTCAATATACGTATTGATTACTTGAAACCCGAAACGGTCGAGATTGCCAAAAATGAGCTGCGCGAGACGCCCGAAGTCAAAGAGGCCGCTATTAAGGAGCTGCGCGAACTCCTGCATGCTGCCACAGATATTAATTACAAGGATGACGATGAATTTCTAGTGATATTTCTACGCGCTTGCCATTTCTATCCACAGAGTGCGCTCGATAAG ATGCGCACAACAGCCGCTTTCCGCAAAGAAAATGCCGCACTTGTTCATGGTCTACTCATTGAACAGCTCAAGGATAAATTCATACAATACGGTATTGTGAATGTGTTGAAGAATTGCGATCAACATGGACGACGTGTTATGATTGTGAATTGTGGTGAATTATGGGATCCCAATTCGGTGCCGTCCGATGATGTTTTCCGCATGTTGTATATGGTGCACATTGCCGCCCAACTCGAACCGGAAACACAAGTGCGCGGTGTTGTCTGCATAATGGACTTTGATGGTCTGTCAATGAAGCAGGTCAGAGCTCTGTCGCCGAGTTTCTCGAAACGTCTACTCACCTTCATACAGGATGCAATGCCACTGCGCATGAAGGAGGTGCATTTTGTGAAACAACCTTTCATCTTTAAAATGGTGTGGGCGCTCTTCAAGCCATTCGTACGCGAGAAGCTTAACAAGAGG atGCATTTTCACGGTAGCGATATGAAGTCATTGCAGAAGTTCCTCTCGCCCGAAATCCTGCCCGAAAACTACAAAGGTACACAACCGAAAATCGATTACGGTGGTGCCGATTGGTTCGCGCCATTAGAGAAACATGCCGATTTCGTTAGAGAATGGTCTGAGCTGGGTCCAGCGAAGTGGTAA